One Gelria sp. Kuro-4 DNA segment encodes these proteins:
- a CDS encoding GntR family transcriptional regulator translates to MTFVIARKNGIPIYVQLKNQIKDLIQRGVWAAGHRLPTERELAGQLGVSRNTVSLAYAELETEGILARRQGSGTYVLAGEGSVGSTGRRERLLKIIDLAIEEASHMGFSIDDFTAIMLLRVRERKEVLGRLQVAFIECNREQLDYFTRELELGSGVYIHPLLLADLRAAPEEARERLGRMDLVVTTFYHQDEVRELGVPADKILGIALEPDVSSIVRIARVPRTSTLPVVCLSPSFGRSITEALAAAGLSFAAMPVITTRSSEELLPALSDVGTVVVSPGRKKDVEAVVPAGTEIVEFVFHPDAGSITMLKAALLSAGGASAAPTAVQRNA, encoded by the coding sequence GTGACCTTCGTCATCGCACGCAAGAACGGTATCCCCATTTACGTACAGCTGAAAAACCAAATCAAGGACCTGATCCAGCGCGGCGTCTGGGCAGCGGGGCACCGGCTGCCCACCGAAAGGGAGCTGGCCGGCCAGCTGGGCGTAAGCCGTAATACTGTGAGCCTGGCCTACGCCGAGCTCGAGACGGAGGGTATCCTTGCCCGCCGGCAGGGTTCGGGGACCTATGTCCTGGCGGGAGAGGGCAGCGTGGGCTCGACCGGCCGCCGGGAACGCCTGCTCAAGATTATCGACCTGGCCATCGAAGAGGCGTCGCACATGGGGTTTTCCATCGACGATTTTACCGCCATCATGCTTCTCAGGGTGCGGGAGCGCAAGGAGGTACTGGGGCGTCTGCAGGTGGCCTTTATCGAATGCAACCGCGAACAGCTGGATTACTTTACCCGGGAGCTGGAGCTGGGGTCGGGTGTGTACATCCACCCGCTGCTTCTGGCCGACCTGCGTGCGGCACCGGAGGAGGCCCGCGAGCGCCTGGGCCGGATGGACCTGGTGGTTACTACCTTTTATCACCAGGATGAGGTACGCGAACTGGGGGTACCGGCGGACAAGATCCTCGGCATCGCCCTGGAGCCGGACGTGTCCAGCATTGTGCGCATCGCCCGCGTCCCGCGGACCAGTACTTTGCCGGTGGTCTGCCTGTCGCCGAGTTTCGGCCGCAGCATCACCGAGGCCCTGGCCGCTGCCGGCCTCAGCTTTGCAGCCATGCCGGTCATTACCACGCGCAGCAGTGAGGAGCTGCTGCCGGCCCTGAGCGACGTCGGGACGGTGGTCGTTTCGCCGGGGCGCAAGAAAGACGTGGAGGCGGTGGTGCCGGCGGGGACCGAGATCGTCGAGTTTGTGTTTCATCCCGACGCCGGATCCATCACCATGCTGAAAGCGGCGCTCCTCAGCGCCGGCGGCGCGTCGGCGGCCCCGACGGCGGTGCAGAGAAATGCTTGA
- a CDS encoding DUF2179 domain-containing protein: MALEGIVGYLFIFCARVVDMSCTTVRTILLVRGQRLIAAVIGFFEVSVYILALNQVVGRLNNPLNLLFYALGFATGNYVGSVIEERVALGFVTVEIIPTRPDSRLPQLLREEGFGVTCFPAEGKEGERLVLHVLLKRKRLPHLLDTLMHQDEKAFYSIMDARSIHGGFFGRQGK; the protein is encoded by the coding sequence GTGGCGCTGGAGGGCATCGTGGGCTATCTCTTCATCTTCTGCGCGCGGGTCGTCGACATGTCCTGTACAACCGTGCGTACCATCCTGTTGGTACGGGGACAACGCCTGATCGCTGCAGTGATCGGTTTCTTTGAAGTCTCGGTTTACATCCTGGCCCTCAACCAGGTGGTGGGGAGGCTCAACAACCCGCTCAATCTCTTGTTTTACGCGCTGGGTTTTGCCACCGGTAACTATGTGGGCAGCGTGATTGAGGAGCGCGTTGCCCTGGGGTTTGTTACCGTGGAGATTATCCCGACGCGCCCGGATTCCAGGCTGCCACAGCTGCTGCGGGAAGAGGGCTTCGGTGTCACCTGCTTTCCCGCCGAAGGCAAGGAGGGGGAGCGGCTGGTGCTGCACGTATTGCTCAAGCGCAAACGGCTGCCCCATCTTTTGGATACGTTGATGCACCAGGATGAAAAGGCGTTTTATTCGATCATGGACGCGCGTTCAATTCACGGCGGGTTCTTCGGACGACAAGGGAAGTAG
- a CDS encoding N-acetylmuramoyl-L-alanine amidase family protein, with protein MLRRCLAFFCCLLWLSVSAVVISGVPARAAGSAIKLVINDRLVQPDAPPVLRNNRTLVPLRVISENLGAQVGWDNRTRTVTVAGPGREIRLVIGRSEALVNGKAQKLDAPAVIISNRTFVPLRFIGEALGAEVGWQEKTRTVFVSSRQAEITAVRVRREVGREVVAIAGSGPLKGSAIQLGATITLKLPGTLLKMAPGPVPVGDDPLVKSIAVAAAGTEKEPAAQVVIELKEAGPFTLSSGPGELTVGLPHRVTALEYVQVPGAEVLKVHTSGPVAYTVQQLGSPDRLVLDLPGTVPAAAAPREVPADTALTARVRLGEGAGGTRIVLDQNRVTKFKVSATPEGVEVRLAAQITALSYNRGPGGGEVHIQATGPLAYHETRLVNPERLVLDFSGAVLAVDNPTVKVGDATVREVRAGQFAVDPDVARVVVELAAYVRHEVVTGANPGELVLQIVSSPVAGRYIAVDAGHGGAEPGAIGAGGLMEKDVNLDIARRVAALLRTAGAKVYMIRDGDTTVDFRVRPDMANKAGVEAFISIHSNSFTDTSKRGTEVYYYQDGRAGQELAEAIHAALIPILGLPDRGVRTANYNVLRYTAMPAALVEVAYISNPTEEKLLADPAFREKAAQGIFAGILAYFRGK; from the coding sequence GTGCTCAGGAGATGCCTGGCGTTTTTTTGTTGCCTGCTGTGGCTTAGCGTGTCGGCCGTCGTGATAAGCGGCGTCCCCGCCCGGGCGGCGGGGAGCGCCATTAAGCTCGTCATCAACGACCGGTTGGTACAGCCGGACGCACCGCCCGTTCTAAGAAACAATCGGACCCTGGTGCCGCTGCGGGTAATCTCTGAAAACCTGGGTGCTCAGGTGGGCTGGGATAACAGGACGCGTACGGTTACTGTGGCAGGGCCCGGCCGTGAGATCCGGCTGGTTATCGGCCGGAGTGAGGCCTTGGTAAATGGCAAGGCCCAGAAACTCGATGCCCCCGCGGTTATTATCAGCAACCGCACGTTTGTGCCGCTGCGCTTCATCGGCGAGGCCTTGGGGGCTGAAGTCGGCTGGCAGGAAAAGACCAGGACGGTTTTTGTCAGCTCCCGGCAGGCTGAGATCACTGCCGTCCGCGTGCGCCGGGAGGTAGGCCGCGAGGTGGTGGCCATTGCCGGCAGCGGGCCGCTCAAAGGGAGCGCGATTCAGCTGGGGGCTACGATTACCCTCAAGTTGCCGGGGACGCTCCTGAAGATGGCCCCCGGCCCCGTGCCCGTGGGCGACGATCCCTTGGTAAAGAGCATCGCCGTGGCGGCCGCCGGGACGGAGAAGGAGCCGGCGGCCCAGGTGGTGATCGAGCTTAAGGAGGCAGGGCCCTTTACCTTAAGTTCGGGCCCGGGGGAGCTTACGGTGGGCCTTCCCCACCGCGTGACGGCGCTGGAATATGTACAGGTGCCGGGCGCGGAGGTGCTCAAGGTGCACACCAGCGGGCCGGTGGCCTATACCGTACAGCAGCTGGGGAGCCCCGACCGCCTGGTGCTGGACCTTCCCGGGACGGTGCCGGCGGCGGCTGCGCCGCGGGAAGTGCCGGCGGACACGGCGCTCACAGCGCGCGTGCGCCTGGGGGAGGGCGCGGGGGGAACCAGGATCGTGCTCGACCAGAACAGGGTGACCAAGTTCAAGGTCAGCGCCACTCCCGAAGGTGTGGAGGTGCGCCTGGCGGCGCAGATCACCGCTCTCTCGTACAACCGGGGGCCGGGCGGTGGCGAGGTGCACATCCAGGCGACGGGACCCTTGGCGTATCACGAAACGCGCCTGGTCAACCCCGAGCGGCTGGTTTTGGACTTTAGCGGCGCTGTTTTGGCGGTGGACAACCCTACGGTCAAAGTAGGCGATGCCACGGTGCGGGAGGTGCGGGCCGGCCAGTTTGCCGTGGATCCCGATGTAGCCCGCGTGGTGGTAGAGCTGGCTGCTTACGTCCGCCACGAGGTGGTGACCGGCGCGAATCCGGGCGAACTGGTCCTTCAGATAGTCTCCAGCCCGGTGGCCGGCCGTTACATCGCCGTGGATGCCGGGCATGGCGGCGCCGAGCCGGGGGCCATCGGGGCCGGCGGGCTCATGGAAAAAGACGTCAACCTGGACATCGCCCGGCGGGTGGCGGCGCTGCTTCGGACGGCGGGGGCGAAGGTGTACATGATCCGCGACGGCGACACCACCGTCGATTTCCGCGTGCGCCCGGATATGGCTAACAAGGCCGGCGTGGAGGCCTTCATCAGCATTCACAGCAACTCCTTTACCGATACCAGCAAGCGCGGCACCGAAGTGTATTATTACCAGGACGGCCGGGCCGGGCAAGAGCTGGCGGAGGCCATCCATGCGGCACTGATACCGATCCTCGGCCTACCGGATCGCGGCGTGCGCACGGCGAATTACAACGTGCTGCGCTACACGGCCATGCCGGCTGCCCTGGTGGAAGTGGCCTACATCTCCAACCCCACAGAAGAAAAGCTCCTCGCTGACCCGGCCTTTCGCGAAAAGGCGGCCCAAGGCATTTTTGCCGGTATCCTGGCGTACTTCCGCGGTAAGTAA
- a CDS encoding GerMN domain-containing protein — MGRGRRRASFVLFTLLALSLWALPGCAENIAVQREAAPPEQAAPPGRQQLVTVYYETRAEDYLVPVNATVTADEDLPRHAVEKLLSGPLDRELLTGPFPEGAMVRDLYIKNGIACLDLGGVAGKLAGDAAWERAVDSVVLTLTELPEIEAVQILLDGQIVEKVGALVLKTPLKRPDRINFIAGGDPAGPEVRLYFSYHDAYLVPVTVRLGPETKDPIRSTVEQLIAGPQGLPGLSAVFPEGTRLLNCERVGELVRLDFSPEAVLRDTKGNIRSEQSITLGALAYTLRQFPQIKKFEVRVSGKPLEVPRLKQPIAIPGNYRDWFGADASRGLLRLLAISG, encoded by the coding sequence ATGGGACGAGGACGTCGCAGAGCCTCGTTCGTTCTGTTCACCCTGCTCGCACTTTCCCTGTGGGCCCTACCTGGTTGTGCCGAGAACATTGCTGTACAAAGAGAGGCGGCACCGCCGGAGCAGGCAGCGCCACCCGGCAGGCAGCAGCTGGTGACGGTGTATTATGAAACGCGGGCCGAAGATTACCTGGTGCCGGTGAACGCCACGGTAACGGCGGATGAGGATCTGCCGCGCCACGCTGTGGAGAAGCTCTTGAGCGGTCCTTTGGACAGGGAGCTGCTTACGGGTCCGTTCCCTGAGGGTGCCATGGTGCGGGATCTCTACATTAAAAACGGCATCGCCTGCCTTGACCTGGGCGGAGTGGCCGGCAAGCTGGCCGGCGATGCCGCCTGGGAGCGCGCAGTGGACAGCGTCGTGCTTACGCTGACGGAGCTGCCGGAGATTGAGGCCGTGCAGATTCTGCTCGACGGGCAGATAGTGGAGAAAGTCGGTGCGTTGGTGCTCAAGACGCCGCTGAAGCGGCCGGACCGGATCAACTTCATAGCCGGCGGCGACCCGGCCGGGCCGGAGGTCCGCCTCTACTTCAGCTACCACGATGCCTACCTGGTGCCCGTCACGGTGCGCCTGGGGCCCGAGACGAAAGACCCGATCCGCTCTACGGTGGAGCAGCTGATAGCGGGTCCGCAGGGGCTTCCGGGTTTGTCTGCCGTCTTCCCGGAGGGGACACGCCTCCTCAACTGTGAAAGAGTGGGCGAGCTGGTGCGCCTCGATTTTTCGCCGGAGGCGGTTCTGCGCGACACCAAAGGCAATATCCGGTCTGAGCAGAGTATAACCCTGGGGGCTCTAGCTTACACCCTGCGCCAATTTCCCCAGATCAAAAAGTTTGAGGTCCGCGTGAGCGGGAAGCCGCTGGAAGTTCCTCGGCTTAAGCAACCAATCGCCATTCCAGGCAACTACCGCGATTGGTTTGGCGCCGACGCATCGCGCGGCCTGCTGAGGCTCCTGGCGATATCTGGCTAG